A window of Felis catus isolate Fca126 chromosome A3, F.catus_Fca126_mat1.0, whole genome shotgun sequence genomic DNA:
TTTTACCCCTAACCCACcgctcatttttttgtttgtttgtttttacagttttgCCATTTTTAGAGAGTCATATGAATAGAATGATATAGTATGTCATCCTTTgaatctgtcttctttctctcagcATAAGGCCTCTGAGGTTCATGTGTGCTGTAGAGTGAATCAAGAGATCATTCCCTTttgttgctgaatagtattccattctatgATTATGCCAATTTTCTTATCCAAGAGGAAGGACATAAGAAAAGATTTGGATTATCTcctctgttttgcttttatgGACAGTGCTTTTGGGAACATTTGTTATGTGTCTTTTTGTAGACACGTTTTCATTTCTACTGCATAAATACCCAAAAGGAGAACCTATGGGTTGTGTGATGAGTGTATGTTTGACTTTGACCACCCTACCAAGCAGTCTTCCACAACTGCAGCAACCTTGTGCACTCCCACCCGCCATACACAGGAGCTCCAGTTgctccacagccttgccaacacttgccaTTGTCAGTCTTTCCAATATTAGCGATTTTAGTAGATGGGAAGaaatatctcattatagttttaatttgcatgtcctCAGGGACtcatgatgttgagcacctttccatgtGTATATTGGCCATTCATACTGgaattccttttttaagtttattttttttatcgagagagagagagagagagagagcgagctagggaggggcagagtaagagggagagagaatcccatgcagctccccatgaaccatgagatgagccaaaaccaagagttagacacttaactgactgagccacccaggtgcccgcatACTGAAATTTCTTTGATGGTAGAAATACTTAGTTGTAAAAGATAGGAACTCATGAAGGGGACAGATATGGGCTTGGAACTGTGTTCCCCTCTGACATGCTGAGGCAGGAGTGGACCTGTGTGAATAATTCAGAAGGAACAACCCTGTCCTGAGGAAAAGCAGTTATGGATGGGGTGGGTGGCAGTGGGGCCAGTTCACTGTTGATGGCTCACAGCAATATTACTGAGGAATTGCTCACctcttcatttaaaattctatatgCAAATGTCCATACCAGGTGGCTTCAAGGTGAAGTCTTGGTTTTGGAGGCCACTGGGTTTTATTTAACTGCTCCATGTTGATAATACCAGCTCATCCATCATGtaccaaagaaaatataccaaacctttttttttttattttctgcattcctCCCAGAGAGAACAAAGCTATCAGCAACTCCATTTAATATAGTTTCACTTGCATATAAAAGCAGCATAGCTAGGAAAGGACATAGACACCCACTTGGTggagctcccaatggccaaacaTGGGACAGtgtgagcaagaaaataaatcatgataGTAATAGATTATGacccacagaataaaataaatattacaagtCCATACTGAGATAAAAATATAgttgaacaaataaagaaatggggGAGATGGGACAGCAATTCTTACAGCAGAATTTCAATTGTTAAATCCAAGGGGAGTGATGGAGATGGAAAATGGCCATTTGGCACACATCACACTGATGGACCACTGATGGATGCAAAGAGGAGACAGTTGAAGTATGATTTGAAACGGGATATTGGCAAAGTCTTAGTATCTCCTTATAAGTTACTTATTACAAGGGAGAAACAGTAACTGCAGTGGAGAAAACTGGTGGACATCACCTTGACCAAGTGATCAAGGTCAGTGTCACCAGTAATGGGACACAGCAATACCATGTAGCTCCTGatatgatgcactgagaaggacacaAGATCATCTCTGTGGTACTTTGGCCCAAAATACATAACCTCAACCTGatcattaaaaaacattagaCCCCAATGAGGGACATTTTACAGAATAACTGGCCAGTATTCAAAAGTCTCAAGGTCATTATAGACAAAGACTGAAGAACTCCCAGACTGGAAGGCACTAGGAAGACATAAAAACTAAATTCAGTGCAGGACCCTGGACATGAAGGTGGATTGTGGACCAGAAAATAGATATTAGGGGGACAATTGGCAAAATTTGAGTATGGTCTGTAGattagttaatagtattgtatCTACATTTCTTTCCTGGTTTAGATCACAGTACTGTGctatgtaaaatattaacatttgattAATATTTGGGGAAATGGGATGCAGGTGATGCAGGAAATCTGTACTGTTTTTAGAAACTTTTTCTAAGTCTgacattatttacaaataaacataTACTTGGGTTGTGGAGTCATTCTACCTCTGTTTAAACCTGGCTACCCTACTAACTAGTTGtctgactttggacaagtcatttcattccttgcctcagtttccccatctataaaatgggaataaatatagtacctacctcagagggttgtaatgaagattaaaaatgttagtacaggggcgcctgggtggcgcagttggttaagcgtcgggacttcagccaggtcacgatctcgcggtccgggagtttgagccccgtgtcaggctctgggctgatggctcagagcctggagcctgtttccgattctgtgtctccctctctctctgcccctcccccgttcatgctctgtctctctctgtcccaaaaataaataaacgttgaaaaaaaattaaaaaaaaaatgttagtacaTGTGTCATGCCTACAACAGTGCCTTCACACAGTAAGGGCTGTATTATTACATGCAATTATCATGTGCGGTCAGCAGCATCTTCTATTGATCTTAGGGATATTCCTTTCTCCCCCCCTCTCACTGTGCCTATGAAACTTTCTGATGCAAGTCCTGGTGCTCTTTCTCTGACCAGCCATTTTTCTCTAAAAGCATTTCCCCTTCCGTCAGCAGCCAGGTAATGCCAAATCCAACATCAGGATCTGTGCATTAAGGATTATCCACTTTTGAAGGAATCAGAATAACTGCTCTCTGAGTTAAGATTGCTACTGGAGATGCCTGCATTGGAAAGACAGAGCTCACATCACCGAAGAACCTTCTGGGGTCCCTTTCTCTTATTCCTAACATGGGGTCCAGAACTTTCCAGACTTGTGAGACTAACAGCCCTGATTGGTTTGAGGGAGTGGTGGTGTGGTTATGCCTCACAATTACCTATCTGAGACTTCACCCCATGTCACATTTTAGTATCTGTTTGACCAATAAGACTGCAGCACACACACCGGCCTCATTCCTTGCTTGGGCCTTACCTTTGATGTCACAATCTGACTTATAGATATTAATCTGGCCACAGCTGCTCACAAACCAGACGGCAAGGTCAAGAGGAGCAGCACAGTAAGATGTGGAAGAGAATTGACCATCAACCCAAAATCAAAGCAGGGGATGGGCCTCAGGCAGCCCAGCTCAAAGAACTGGGTGCAGCTCAAGAACCTGCCATGTCACATGCTCTAGAGCTGTCAGAATTCCAGAGCTTTCCTGTGTTTGAAGACATTAGCCATCACATCAAAGAAGAGGGGGCCCAACTGGTAAAGAAAGTCAATGCCATCTTTCAGCTGGACATCACCAAAGATGGGAAGACCATTCTGCAGTGGACCATCGATCTGAAGAATGGTTCTGGGGACATGTATCTAGGACCTGCCAGGCTCCCAGCAGACACTATCTTCACAATCCCAGAACCCATCTTTATGGAGTTGGTTTTGGGCAAAATGAACCCTCAGAAGGCTTTCCTTGCTGGCAAGTTCAAAGTGAGTGGCAAAGTTCTGCTTGGTCAGAAGCTGGAGAGGGTTTTCAAAGACTGGGCTAAAATTTAAGCATGTAAAATAACAAGGAAATGATCAGAACTTCTCTCCGATTATGTTGAGCGGAAATCATGCTTGAACTGaagattaaagcaaaaatatccATTATTTTTACTCAAATGCTTCCTATTCAAGTTTGATTAATTTTCATgctgatgtgttcatttttagtGAGGGTTCTAGAGCAGTAAAGAGTGTTGGAGTACATCACCtaaaatctttgtctttttctttttttagactCATGTATGCTATAATGTGCTAGGGTGAAAGCCATAGAGAAAAATGGGTGGTTTTGACAGTTGGATTTAGATGCTTTCACGATTGAGTTCCTgagaagtttgtttgtttgtttatgctttGGGGAAAGAAGTGCCAACTATCACTGTGTAGGTTTGCATGCCAGTTGGTAACTTGGTTCTTGGAGGAAATTTTAAGTTTGCAGAGCTCTGGGAGGGTGGGCTCCATAGCTGTGTGGGTGGAGCAAGGTCTAGAGGTCTTGGTGTATCATGACTTCAGATGCATTTAATTCCAAGAGAATCCAAGGGCTTGGAAGATGTTCTAGGCTACTGGATCTTAAACTAGAGCCCATATCACACCACTTGCAAGACTGGTGACAGCCTGCTGGGGTCCACCTCAGGGTTTCAATGCCATAGGTCTGGGCTGGGGAGAATGTtcatttctaacaggttcccaggtgatgctgatgggaCCACCGCTGGAGAACCTTTGCCTTAGTTCGTGCTGCAGCTTTCAGGGCTGACCAAAACCATTATGTTCTAGACCATTGAGATGTTGCCATTATTTAAAGGATCTCTTAGAATCTCCCCACACCCATGGGCCATTTCTGAAGTGTCAGGAGCTTGTGCACTGAGCATTTTACAAAACCAAAGGTCATCCTGGGAGATTTTCCCTCTGGGAGCCCTGTCCATACATTGGGAGGACTGGAATGAGCCAGCTGCTGCCTGATGTGACCTCTATGGGTGACATTTATTCCCACGTGGTCTGTGTATACCTTTACCATGCATACCTTTATACTGCGAAACCCACACGAAAGGGTCCTTAAAACAGCGTGCTCAAACATATGCCTACCAAATGATCCAGCTATTCTGTTCTTAGGTATtttccaaggaggaaagaaagcatgTGTGCAGGCACAAAAATGTGTACTTGAGTGTTCACAGCAACTGCATTTGCAATAGTCCCAGACCGTAAATAAGCCAAAagtccatcaataggtgaatggatgaacaaattgtGTTATGTTGTACCCTGGAATACTACTTGGAtgtacaacaacatggatgaatgtcAGAATATGCTGAGtagaagaaaccagagaaaaCCAAGTATGGGCTATGTAGTTCTATTTATGTAACatattagaaaatgcaaactgtgaggacagatcagtggttgccaagagaCAGGGATGGGGAGCAGGGGGGTTTGGGTGGGGCGATTATAAATGGCTATGAGGAAACATGGGGATGATGGATAGGTACATTATctagattgtgatgatggtttcagAGGTACGTATGTAGGTAAaacatcaaattgtatactttgtATACACATAGGCAGTTTATTTTGTGTCAGTATAAACTCAGCAACACTGGGCAACCTGCCATCCTTATCCAAAGTGAAGGCTTTATAAAGAGTATTTAaagctctgcctttctctcagcACAAGTCCTCTGACCTCATCATGTGCCTTCCTTTCCAAGCCATTACTGATTTTGGTGGTTCTGTAGAGGACTTCCTAAGTTCCCCTTGTCAGAAACAGGCAGAGTGAGGGCTTGTTGCTAACAAAATCTCATTCTCTCAGTGGGAAACAAAGAGGCCCTTTGTTTAGTCCGTGTTCAGCTCCGTGGTAAGGGACTGTTCAGGGTTTATGAGTGGGGATGTGGAGCACTCCCTGGTCTCTTTCCTCACCTCGTCATTAGGTAGATGATGTGTGTGGTGATCCTGCCAATGCTCCTGCCTAAGGGAGCAGTGGGCATCTCAGAGGCTTCTGACTGATTTTGAGTGCTGTTGTGACTACTCAGCTTGCCTGGTCCATGCACCTCCATTACAGCCATATTTAGGAGTTGTCAGGCATAGCCAGGCAGGTGTTTGGGATGCTGTGTTCAGATATGGCTTGCTCAAGCTCATTCCCTGAGTTGGTTCTGTTCACACTCTGAGTTGGTCCTAGCCTCTGGGGGCTGGCCTTGAGATGGGGGTTGCTCAGAGATGAGgtaggagggggagaggggtgagaGTCAGGGAAGGGTTGCAGAGGGTCATGTCTAGGCTGCCATCTGACCAAAGGGAGGCCCATCACATAGACTGGACAGTCACCTACGACCCATTATGGCTTGGGACAAAATGTGTCCCAAGCCAATTAGATCCCTTTCTCAGGGATTTGGAAGTGAGAAGCAGAAAGGCTGAGCTACAGGTGAGCAGTGGGAATGGAATCCATCTGAAAGGCTGGGATGTGGGGTATTGGGGGTAGGTGAGGAAGGCGCTGTGGGGGATGGGCAGCCACCATGGTACTAGGTGGAGTTGGAAGAGCCAAAGCCTTGAATAAGAAGAGTGATCTGGTTCACACCTGAGAGAAGAATCCATACCTTGGGAAACACAACAGCAAACCCCTTTTCGAAAGGAATAAAATCGCACAGTGCTAGGATGCCATGTGGAATAGCTGGAGCAACTCAGATTTTAGAATGAGAAACGTGGTTTTGGGCTCTGGGTTACCACTTCACATCCAAGTAATAACAGGGAATTACTGAACCACCCTGTACCTCAGCTGCCTCATCTAGAAATGAGGCCACTAGGTCTTATGACATCAGGTTGTTGGGTAGCTCCTAGTAGGTCATGCTCAGTGTAGTCACTGGCCCAGGTGGGTTTTCCATGCTTATGTAAGTGAGTTCCATTATTTCTGgatgagagggaagaggggactTTCCCTGGCTTCCTGCTGCCTCCCAAGAAAGTCCATATTGGGAgactttctttctgccttttcacCTACACTCAGTTGATGCCCCAGAAGGTCACATCTAGCTCAGAACACACATCTGTATGTTGCTTGGTCTGCCCAAGTTTGGTTAGTACAGTGTTTTTAAAGATTgaatgaagatattttatataaaaattagatTTCTGTATTCTCTTGAAAATTTGGATTATTTGGTCACACTGAGCCTGAACTCCTGCCAGACAACAGCTCAGGAAACAGAGAATGGGGTGGACTCTCCGGACAGGCCTGGGCCCCACCCTGCACCCTGTCTTCTTGACTCCCAAGATGAATTTTGGTGGCCCTCTGCCCTTGAGCCTGGGCTGTCGTTTCCTGCAGCTGGGCCTGGTTTGCTGGGGCCCCTGGAGGTGTTTGCCTTCATGACCGCACCTCCCCACAATACATGGTCTTACTCTTCCCCCTAATGGAAATACCTggcattagttttctattgctgtgtgacAGATTACCAtaatttagtagcttaaaacagtGCCCATCTGTTATCTCACAGTCTCTGTGGGCCAGAAGTGTGGGTGGGCTcagctgggttctctgctctgGTGTCATCTAACAAGGGCTAAAGTCAAGATGCTGGCCAGGCTGGGCTCTCATCTGGGGTTTGGGGGGAGAATCTGCTCCAAGCTCATCTGGGTGTGGCCttattcagttccttgtggttgtaggactgaggccAGTGTTTCCCTGCTGATTGTGAGTCAAGGATGCTCTGTCAGCTCCTGAAGGTCCCCCACATTCCTGGTCACATGGCTCCTCCATCTGCAAAGCCAATGGTGGTGTGGGAGGTCCTTCTTAGGCTtcagacctctctgacctcttctGCCTTCATCTTCTGCCTCCTTTTAAAGGACTTGAGGGATTGTGTTGGGCCTACCCagaaatccaggataatctccctattttcgTGTCAACTGATGAGTCACCTTAATTACATCTATGgattcccttttgccatgtaaggtgatgctatggactgaatgatTATGCCTCCTTCCCCCAAGTTTATCTGAGCTCCCTcttttctaccatgtgaggatCTAGCAAGAAGATGTCACCTACAAGCCAGGAGGAGAGAGTTCACCTGCCACTGACCATGCTAGtgcctgatctcagacttccagcccccaggacTGGAGGAATAAGTATCTGTTATCTGTTGTTAAAAACACCCAGTCCACAGTACTTTCGTTATGGCAGCTTGAGCTGACAGGCAGTATACTCATGGGCATGACATGCCATCACATCCACAGTCCTGGGGACTAGGGCATAGAATCATCCTGGGGCCATGTTCtgctcacctccccccacccctccaaatCTACCATCTAAACCCTACCcacccttcctccaggaagctgccCCAACTCCACTGTCAGCTTCCTCTCCCGCAGTGCTTCTGACCCTCTTCTTTCCGGCCCACGTACTGTGGGTGCCTGACCTCCTGTCTGGGCCATCCAGACACCTTGGGTTGCTCAGCACagtttcattttacatttctggcTTGATGTTCGGTTTGTGGCACTGCCTCCTTCAGAAGGGTCTCAGCGTGGATGATGGGAGATGTGGCTGGCCTGCACACCTCCCTGTGCTGGTACACTGCTGAGGGTAGGGATCACTCAGGGCCTGGTTTCACTTTGTCTCATCCTTTCAATGCCTGGTACCCACTGTACATTCCCTAAATGTTTGTAGAATGAGCAAACaaactccttaattttttttgaaaactatgcACAtggaaaaagaattcaaatagtGCAAAAGAATATGTGAAGAAAATTTGCTTCTTCATACTTTTCCTGACTCCTTTCTCCTAATTTTATGCCAAGAGGCACCCAGAGTTACCAGTTTCTTGTGTGCTCTCCCAGATAGGTACAAATCCCCCTAATGTACATGTGCCAatttccacttttttgttttt
This region includes:
- the SCP2D1 gene encoding SCP2 sterol-binding domain-containing protein 1: MWKRIDHQPKIKAGDGPQAAQLKELGAAQEPAMSHALELSEFQSFPVFEDISHHIKEEGAQLVKKVNAIFQLDITKDGKTILQWTIDLKNGSGDMYLGPARLPADTIFTIPEPIFMELVLGKMNPQKAFLAGKFKVSGKVLLGQKLERVFKDWAKI